One genomic window of Cyprinus carpio isolate SPL01 chromosome B8, ASM1834038v1, whole genome shotgun sequence includes the following:
- the LOC122138225 gene encoding uncharacterized protein LOC122138225 translates to MAKETLGKKVKQLKQERTLAKSAFTKQANYLSKAADGMIKDELQEEFSKLSSLARYVSDSNDDYRAGLLAEAGTEEGEEVKLDKHQQAELERTMEECDMRLGEIREAVQSNLWSRYGKEEVDFAIQEAGKACDRAQASPITAINRDGYELQLERVRRLIHDATASLKDWEKWISHDQTAHLKGRLKDLRIFGSNLEARRAEFLTAQKIAEEERRGPEPQPTAVPQPVVRIKPTSLPKFTGFKRNFHRWRRDWENLQKQGEPTGSVEVKKFQLLDSVDERICRDLRLPTYNSAD, encoded by the coding sequence ATGGCAAAGGAAACTCTTGGGAAAAAAGTCAAGCAACTGAAGCAAGAGCGGACCTTAGCTAAATCTGCTTTCACCAAGCAAGCAAACTACCTGAGCAAAGCTGCAGATGGTATGATTAAGGATGAACTACAAGAGGAGTTCAGCAAGCTCAGTTCTCTGGCAAGGTATGTCAGCGATTCAAATGATGACTACAGGGCTGGCCTACTGGCTGAAGCGGGAACTGAGGAGGGTGAAGAAGTCAAGCTCGACAAGCACCAGCAGGCTGAGCTTGAAAGGACAATGGAAGAGTGCGACATGAGACTGGGGGAAATCCGTGAAGCAGTCCAATCCAACCTCTGGTCAAGATATGGTAAAGAGGAGGTAGACTTTGCAATCCAAGAAGCGGGAAAAGCCTGTGATAGAGCCCAAGCAAGCCCCATCACTGCTATCAATAGAGATGGCTATGAACTTCAGCTGGAAAGAGTGAGGAGGCTAATTCATGATGCAACTGCAAGCCTGAAAGACTGGGAAAAATGGATCTCACATGATCAGACAGCACACTTGAAAGGCAGGTTAAAAGACCTGAGAATATTCGGCAGCAACCTCGAGGCCAGAAGAGCAGAATTCCTCACTGCACAAAAAATTGCAGAAGAGGAAAGAAGAGGTCCAGAGCCTCAACCAACAGCAGTTCCACAACCAGTGGTGAGAATAAAGCCAACCAGTCTACCTAAATTCACTGGGTTTAAGAGGAATTTCCATAGATGGAGGAGAGACTGGGAAAATCTGCAAAAGCAGGGAGAGCCGACTGGCTCAGTGGAAGTGAAGAAGTTCCAACTCCTTGACAGTGTGGACGAGAGAATATGTAGAGACCTGCGCCTGCCAACATACAACAGTGCTGATTAA
- the LOC109083431 gene encoding N-acetyllactosaminide beta-1,3-N-acetylglucosaminyltransferase 3-like: protein MRRKNLQTTALLLTGVVCLVIIMKKNDFESDVTLKSKDTYEMLPQQNDLSGFETLQPLSSHCHRNMSAYNVTGFSTLPNHIQDFLLYKHCRSFPMLLDVPNKCGGPQNSADVFLLLVIKSSPENYDRREVLRKTWAKERLHKGVWIRRVFITGTSKTGFEKHRLNKLLKLENSENQDILQWDFNDSFFNLTLKQIVFLEWMERWCPHVRFLLNGDDDIFANTFNMVEYLQGQKDNDGSKHLFAGHLIQNVGPIRHSSSKYFVPVQIQESERYPPYCGGGGFLLSGFTAKTIYNMSHSIDLLPIDDVYMGMCLEKAGLKPTSHFGVRTAGLHVPTGNVDKFHPCFYREIILVHRFLPHMIFVMWNEIQNPHLQCGNTNSMFKN, encoded by the coding sequence ATGAGAAGGAAAAACTTGCAGACGACAGCGTTACTTCTGACAGGTGTTGTGTGCCTAGTCATTATCATGAAGAAAAACGACTTTGAAAGTGACGTCACACTAAAGAGCAAAGACACATATGAGATGCTCCCTCAACAAAACGATTTGTCCGGCTTCGAAACACTTCAGCCTTTGTCTTCACATTGTCATCGGAATATGTCTGCTTATAATGTGACTGGATTTTCTACTCTGCCGAATCATATCCAAGACTTTCTGCTTTACAAACACTGTAGGAGTTTTCCCATGCTTCTTGATGTGCCTAATAAGTGTGGCGGACCCCAAAACTCTGCAGATGTCTTCCTTCTTCTGGTCATCAAGAGTTCTCCAGAGAATTACGATCGACGAGAAGTTTTGCGGAAAACATGGGCTAAGGAAAGACTGCACAAAGGCGTGTGGATCCGCAGAGTCTTCATAACAGGAACGAGTAAAACTGGCTTTGAGAAGCACAGGTTGAATAAGCTATTGAAGCTGGAGAACAGTGAGAACCAGGATATTTTACAGTGGGACTTCAATGATTCCTTCTTCAACCTCACACTGAAGCAGATTGTTTTCTTAGAGTGGATGGAAAGATGGTGCCCGCACGTCAGATTTCTTTTAAATGGAGACGATGACATCTTTGCCAATACGTTTAACATGGTTGAGTATCTTCAGGGTCAGAAGGACAATGATGGAAGTAAACATCTATTTGCTGGGCACCTCATTCAGAATGTAGGTCCTATCAGACATAGTTCAAGCAAATATTTTGTCCCAGTGCAAATACAGGAGTCTGAAAGGTATCCTCCATACTGTGGTGGAGGAGGCTTTCTTCTCTCTGGTTTCACGGCCAAAACGATCTACAACATGTCTCACTCTATAGATCTGCTGCCCATTGATGATGTTTACATGGGAATGTGTTTGGAAAAGGCTGGCCTCAAACCTACATCCCACTTTGGAGTGAGGACCGCTGGTCTGCATGTCCCCACTGGAAACGTTGACAAATTTCACCCTTGCTTTTACAGAGAAATCATTTTAGTCCATAGATTTCTGCCGCACATGATTTTTGTGATGTGGAATGAGATACAAAACCCACATCTGCAATGTGGAAATACAAATTCCATGTTCAAAAACTGA